A single region of the Acidithiobacillus acidisediminis genome encodes:
- the dnaA gene encoding chromosomal replication initiator protein DnaA, translating into MSNETASQDGAALWSALSVRMELLVSAQQFNTWLRPLHAELHAEELLLLAPNTFVRDRVQHHYREMLEKELHDLLPGLHLRIALLETKAVAAVEERVAPPAPERRLNGHHLNNGFTFQAYVEGKSNQLAVAAARQVAQHPGKSYNPLYIYGGVGLGKTHLMHAVGNEILRENPQAKILYISSEGFIMDMVRALQHNSTAEFKQRYRKLDVLLIDDIQFFANKDRTQEEFFHTFNALFDGGRQIIITCDRYPKEVEGLEERLQSRFGWGLTVAIEPHDLETRMAIVLCKAEEAGVELPHEVAFFIAEKIRSHVRELEGALRRVIAHVNFTRKPYNVETAKAALRDLIDVQKRMISLENIQKVVAEYFHIRSSEMQSKRRSRNIARPRQIAMALTKELTSHSLPEIGEAFGGRDHTTVLHACRQIEKLRQSDSQVAEDYTNILRVLGG; encoded by the coding sequence ATGAGTAACGAAACGGCAAGCCAGGACGGAGCAGCGTTATGGAGCGCTCTCAGCGTCCGCATGGAATTATTGGTGTCGGCACAGCAGTTCAACACCTGGCTGCGTCCCCTGCACGCCGAGTTGCACGCCGAGGAACTGCTGCTCCTCGCCCCCAACACCTTCGTCCGTGACCGCGTGCAACATCATTACCGGGAAATGCTGGAAAAGGAACTGCATGATCTGCTCCCAGGACTCCACTTGCGCATCGCGTTGCTGGAGACGAAAGCAGTCGCTGCCGTGGAGGAGAGAGTAGCCCCCCCGGCGCCCGAGCGCCGACTGAACGGTCATCACCTCAATAACGGCTTCACCTTTCAGGCGTATGTCGAAGGCAAATCGAACCAACTGGCGGTAGCCGCGGCGCGCCAGGTCGCCCAGCATCCAGGAAAATCCTACAACCCTTTGTATATTTATGGCGGCGTAGGATTGGGCAAGACCCACCTCATGCATGCGGTAGGCAACGAGATTCTCCGGGAAAATCCACAAGCCAAGATCCTCTATATCAGCTCCGAGGGCTTCATCATGGATATGGTGCGTGCCCTGCAGCACAACAGCACCGCCGAGTTCAAACAGCGCTATCGCAAACTGGACGTGCTCCTCATCGATGACATCCAGTTCTTCGCCAACAAGGATCGAACCCAGGAAGAATTTTTCCACACCTTCAATGCCCTGTTCGATGGCGGCCGCCAGATCATCATTACTTGCGATCGCTACCCCAAGGAAGTGGAAGGGTTGGAAGAACGCCTGCAGTCGCGCTTTGGCTGGGGCCTGACCGTAGCCATCGAACCCCACGATCTGGAAACCCGCATGGCGATTGTCCTGTGCAAGGCCGAAGAGGCGGGGGTGGAACTACCCCACGAGGTCGCCTTTTTCATTGCCGAGAAGATCCGCTCCCACGTGCGTGAACTGGAGGGCGCATTACGCCGCGTCATCGCCCACGTCAACTTCACCCGTAAGCCCTACAATGTCGAGACAGCGAAGGCGGCCCTGCGGGATCTGATCGACGTGCAAAAGCGCATGATCAGCCTGGAGAATATCCAAAAGGTGGTGGCCGAATATTTTCACATTCGCAGCTCGGAAATGCAGTCCAAACGCCGGAGCCGGAACATTGCCCGGCCGCGGCAGATCGCTATGGCACTCACCAAGGAGCTGACCTCGCACAGCCTGCCAGAAATCGGTGAGGCCTTTGGGGGGCGTGACCACACCACAGTCCTGCATGCCTGTCGCCAGATCGAAAAGCTGCGCCAGAGCGACTCTCAGGTGGCCGAGGACTACACCAATATCTTGCGGGTACTGGGCGGATGA
- the nadD gene encoding nicotinate-nucleotide adenylyltransferase, whose translation MQKTGLFLGGTFDPIHYGHLRALEEVREALGMEQATLIPAGDPPHRGSPWAPAQHRLAMTRVAAAQAPGLQVLPFEVEKSGPSYTIDTVRELRRRDPEGFLAMVIGMDAFLRFDTWREWEQILKLTHLVVIGRPGWPMAELPEALRQVLYQRRVEELGQLKGLAAGRIAFHTVTALEISASHIRSLLAAGRSARFLLPNAVLDYIQQHQLYHEP comes from the coding sequence ATGCAGAAAACGGGTCTGTTTCTGGGCGGCACCTTCGATCCTATCCACTATGGCCATCTACGTGCCTTGGAAGAGGTGCGCGAGGCCTTGGGCATGGAGCAGGCGACCCTGATTCCGGCGGGTGATCCGCCGCATCGCGGCAGCCCCTGGGCGCCAGCTCAGCACCGTCTGGCCATGACCCGGGTCGCCGCAGCCCAAGCACCAGGGCTGCAGGTGCTTCCCTTCGAAGTGGAAAAGAGCGGCCCCTCCTACACCATCGACACCGTGCGCGAGCTGCGCCGACGGGATCCCGAAGGGTTCCTGGCCATGGTGATCGGTATGGATGCCTTTTTACGCTTCGATACCTGGCGCGAATGGGAACAGATCCTGAAACTCACCCACCTGGTGGTGATTGGCCGCCCCGGCTGGCCCATGGCAGAACTCCCGGAAGCCTTGCGCCAGGTCTTGTACCAACGCCGCGTCGAAGAACTCGGACAACTGAAGGGCCTGGCCGCCGGAAGAATTGCCTTTCACACCGTTACCGCGCTGGAGATCTCTGCCAGCCATATTCGTAGCCTGCTTGCCGCGGGCCGCAGCGCGCGCTTTCTGTTGCCCAATGCCGTCCTAGACTATATTCAGCAACATCAGCTCTACCACGAACCCTGA
- the thiE gene encoding thiamine phosphate synthase — MMRARERITGLYGITDTQLLPGNRLLEQVDIALGAGLRLLQYRDKSQEAERREREAAALLELCQAQDALLVINDDPVLARAVGAPAIHVGEEDPDIAEIRAFLGPEILIGVSCYNDLRRAQNLAAAGADYLAFGAMYASATKPSARSAPLSLFAAARPLGLPLVAIGGIGQDNVQEVVAAGADAVAVISALFGAPDVAAATRALRAPFLRQTQEKP; from the coding sequence ATGATGCGCGCGCGCGAACGCATCACCGGCCTTTATGGCATCACCGATACGCAGCTTTTGCCCGGCAACCGGCTGCTCGAGCAGGTGGACATCGCCCTGGGCGCCGGCTTGCGCCTACTGCAATATCGGGATAAGAGTCAGGAAGCGGAACGCCGGGAGCGGGAGGCGGCAGCCTTGTTGGAACTGTGCCAGGCACAGGATGCCTTGCTGGTGATCAATGATGATCCCGTGCTCGCCCGCGCAGTGGGGGCGCCGGCGATCCACGTAGGAGAGGAGGACCCGGACATCGCGGAAATCCGCGCGTTTCTGGGGCCAGAGATCCTGATAGGGGTGTCCTGTTACAACGATCTTCGGCGGGCCCAGAACCTTGCCGCTGCCGGTGCCGATTACCTGGCCTTTGGCGCCATGTACGCTTCAGCGACCAAGCCGTCGGCCCGATCAGCGCCCCTCTCGCTCTTTGCGGCGGCGCGTCCCTTGGGTTTGCCACTGGTAGCCATTGGCGGGATCGGGCAGGATAATGTGCAGGAGGTGGTCGCGGCAGGGGCCGACGCCGTAGCCGTGATTTCCGCCCTGTTTGGGGCGCCAGATGTCGCTGCCGCTACTCGCGCCCTGCGGGCGCCCTTTCTACGGCAAACACAGGAGAAGCCATGA
- the rlmH gene encoding 23S rRNA (pseudouridine(1915)-N(3))-methyltransferase RlmH, with amino-acid sequence MRLLVLALGTRMPEWVDSAVEEYRRRIPAPLQLEWRSLPLAKRGRQQDPARWRREEGERLLASSLKDSEIVALEVQGRSLHSAELAQKMDTWINDHQDVTLWIGGPDGIDPSLRPHWRWSLSALTLAHPVVRVVLAEQLYRAWSIRAGLPYHRGGEESGW; translated from the coding sequence ATGCGCCTGCTGGTGCTCGCCCTGGGCACCCGGATGCCGGAATGGGTGGACAGTGCCGTGGAAGAGTATCGCCGGCGGATTCCGGCACCGCTACAGCTCGAATGGCGAAGTCTGCCGCTGGCCAAGCGCGGACGTCAGCAGGACCCTGCGCGCTGGCGCCGGGAAGAAGGCGAACGACTGCTGGCCAGCAGCCTCAAAGATAGTGAAATCGTGGCCTTGGAGGTGCAGGGCCGGAGCTTGCACAGCGCCGAACTGGCGCAGAAAATGGATACTTGGATCAACGATCACCAGGACGTAACCCTGTGGATCGGGGGTCCAGACGGGATTGATCCGAGCCTGCGGCCGCATTGGCGCTGGTCGTTATCGGCCCTGACCCTGGCCCATCCCGTGGTGCGCGTGGTCTTGGCGGAACAGTTGTATCGCGCTTGGAGTATCCGCGCTGGATTACCCTATCACCGTGGCGGAGAGGAGAGTGGATGGTGA
- a CDS encoding SDR family oxidoreductase, which produces MDIFSSSRAAGAIVITGAGSGIGAALARCYARPGQSLLLLGRRRDPLERLAAELRQLGADVELAPVDVRAADALQHIAADFARRRGGVSLLIANAGISIGSSCSEPTDCAVFAEIIDTNLLGMHYTVAAFLPHMVAGGRIVGIGSVAGFRGLPGAAAYAASKAGVAVYLESLRLELRPRRIGVTCIAPGFIATPMTADNPYPMPWLMPVERAARQMQRAIERGRRLFVLPWQMLLLSLLLRVVPAGIYARFWPQDLASKARRTD; this is translated from the coding sequence ATGGACATTTTTTCTTCTTCCAGAGCGGCTGGTGCCATCGTCATCACGGGTGCCGGTAGCGGCATCGGCGCGGCCCTGGCGCGCTGCTATGCGCGACCGGGCCAGAGCCTTTTGCTTTTGGGCCGGCGGCGCGATCCCCTGGAACGGCTGGCGGCAGAGTTACGGCAGCTGGGCGCCGACGTGGAGCTGGCGCCAGTGGATGTCCGCGCCGCGGATGCCCTGCAGCACATCGCCGCAGATTTCGCCCGACGGCGGGGGGGTGTTTCCCTCCTCATTGCCAATGCGGGCATCAGCATCGGTAGCTCCTGCAGCGAGCCCACCGATTGCGCCGTCTTTGCCGAGATCATCGATACCAATCTCCTGGGAATGCACTATACGGTGGCCGCATTCTTGCCCCACATGGTGGCGGGCGGCCGGATTGTGGGCATAGGCAGTGTAGCGGGCTTTCGCGGCTTGCCCGGTGCGGCGGCCTACGCAGCGTCCAAGGCTGGCGTAGCGGTGTATCTGGAGAGCTTGCGCTTGGAACTGCGTCCGCGTCGTATCGGGGTGACTTGCATTGCACCGGGCTTCATCGCCACACCGATGACGGCGGACAATCCCTATCCCATGCCTTGGTTGATGCCCGTGGAGCGGGCGGCGCGACAAATGCAGCGGGCCATCGAGCGGGGCCGACGCCTTTTTGTCTTGCCCTGGCAGATGCTGCTGCTCAGCTTGCTCTTGCGCGTCGTGCCAGCGGGCATCTATGCGCGGTTTTGGCCGCAAGATCTGGCCAGCAAAGCGCGCCGGACCGATTAG
- the rng gene encoding ribonuclease G, which produces MSEELLINVTPQEIRVALVDNGVLQELQVERSGHRGLVGNIYKGIVRRVLPGMQAAFIDVGLERTAFLHAADIQGAENEEELLQEGETDIESRTISLHDLRSVSTLLHEGQEILVQVIKDPLGSKGARLSTRVTLPGRYLVYMPFSPRIGVSSRIDSPEERSRLKDLLKSLLPEEESGGFIIRTLAEGVDADDFRSDLKFLQRLWQNVQEELGQSRAPQIIHEDLNLALRVMRDVMSDDIQRVRIDSREAFEAARQFCREVVPEVTERIEHYAGERPIFDLYNVEDEIEHALQSRVTLKSGAYLIIDQTEALTTVDVNTGAFVGRRNQEETILKTNLEAAAAIARQLRLRNIGGMVIIDFIDMENEEHKRRVHRTLEKALQSDRTRCSITQISALGLVEMTRKRTRESLRQILCEPCPYCQGRGFLKTAETLCYEILREIVRETRAYPAERFIVLASPQVVDKLLDEESTSLAALEEFIGRPIKVQAESTYTQEQYDIVFL; this is translated from the coding sequence ATGAGTGAAGAATTGCTGATCAATGTTACCCCGCAGGAAATTCGCGTCGCCTTGGTGGACAATGGGGTACTCCAGGAACTGCAGGTTGAGCGCAGCGGTCATCGGGGGCTTGTTGGCAACATCTACAAGGGCATCGTGCGGCGGGTGCTGCCCGGCATGCAGGCGGCGTTCATCGATGTGGGCCTGGAGCGCACCGCTTTTTTGCATGCGGCAGATATCCAGGGGGCGGAAAATGAAGAGGAACTGCTGCAGGAAGGGGAAACCGACATCGAGAGCCGCACGATCAGCCTGCACGATCTGCGCAGCGTCTCGACACTGCTGCACGAAGGGCAGGAAATCCTCGTACAGGTCATCAAGGATCCCCTGGGCAGCAAGGGCGCGCGCCTCTCGACCCGCGTCACCTTACCCGGGCGCTACCTGGTCTACATGCCCTTCTCGCCACGGATTGGCGTCTCCAGTCGCATCGACTCCCCCGAGGAACGCAGTCGCCTGAAGGATCTGCTGAAGTCTCTCCTGCCCGAAGAAGAGAGCGGTGGCTTCATCATCCGAACCCTGGCCGAAGGTGTCGATGCCGACGATTTCCGTAGCGATCTGAAATTCCTGCAACGCCTCTGGCAAAACGTGCAGGAAGAGCTTGGACAAAGCCGTGCCCCGCAAATCATCCACGAAGATCTCAACCTTGCCCTACGCGTGATGCGCGACGTGATGTCCGATGATATCCAGCGGGTTCGGATCGATAGCCGCGAGGCCTTCGAAGCCGCTCGACAATTCTGCCGGGAAGTGGTGCCCGAGGTCACCGAGCGGATCGAACACTATGCCGGTGAACGTCCAATCTTCGACCTCTACAATGTCGAGGACGAGATAGAACATGCGTTGCAAAGCCGCGTCACTCTCAAGTCGGGTGCGTACCTGATCATTGATCAGACCGAGGCCCTGACCACGGTTGACGTCAATACCGGCGCCTTTGTCGGTCGCCGCAACCAGGAAGAGACCATCCTCAAGACCAATCTCGAGGCCGCCGCCGCCATTGCACGGCAACTGCGTCTGCGCAACATTGGTGGCATGGTGATCATCGATTTCATCGATATGGAGAACGAGGAGCACAAACGGCGCGTGCACCGCACGCTGGAAAAGGCACTGCAAAGCGACCGCACCCGCTGCAGCATCACCCAGATCTCCGCCCTGGGGCTGGTGGAAATGACGCGCAAGCGCACCCGAGAGAGCCTGCGCCAGATCCTCTGCGAACCCTGTCCGTACTGCCAAGGGCGGGGTTTTCTGAAAACCGCCGAGACCCTGTGTTATGAGATCCTACGGGAGATTGTTCGAGAAACGCGCGCCTACCCAGCAGAGCGCTTCATCGTCCTGGCCTCACCGCAGGTAGTAGATAAGCTCCTGGACGAAGAAAGCACCAGTCTTGCGGCGTTGGAAGAGTTCATTGGCCGGCCGATCAAGGTCCAGGCCGAGAGCACCTACACCCAGGAGCAGTACGACATCGTTTTTCTTTAA
- a CDS encoding ComEA family DNA-binding protein: MAWLLALLLLLAAPPSWAREHRDCPAQVDINHADAPTLRCLRGVGEKRAAAVIAYRDAHGPFTGPMGVAAVLGEKLALHLRSRLQIGH; the protein is encoded by the coding sequence ATGGCTTGGCTGTTGGCCTTGCTCCTGCTGCTTGCCGCGCCGCCTAGCTGGGCGCGGGAGCATCGGGATTGTCCGGCGCAGGTCGACATCAATCATGCCGATGCCCCTACCCTGCGTTGTCTGCGTGGAGTGGGGGAAAAACGCGCGGCGGCCGTGATCGCCTATCGTGACGCCCATGGGCCATTTACCGGCCCCATGGGAGTGGCAGCGGTGCTCGGGGAAAAACTCGCCCTGCACCTGCGCTCCCGTTTGCAGATTGGCCATTAA
- the hemL gene encoding glutamate-1-semialdehyde 2,1-aminomutase, with protein MTSSAELFAASQCRIPGGVNSPVRAFRGVGGDPLFIARAEGPYLWDVEGRRYIDYVGSWGPMIHGHAHPEILAAVAAEMQKGLSFGAPTAIELELAEAVCALMPHIEMLRMTCSGTEAVMTAIRLARGYTGREYIIKFEGNYHGHSDSLLVKAGSGALTLGQPSSAGVPVELSRETLVLPYNDLEAVAVVMAEQGQQIAAIIVEPIAGNMGCVPPEPGFLAGLRALCDQHGSLLILDEVMTGFRVAPGGAQGLYDIRPDLSTLGKIIGGGLPVGAVGGSREIMEYLAPNGPVYQAGTLAGNPLAMAAGLRTLQLLQEPGFHQRLGQQTEKLCAGLARVAQEAAVPLFITQVPGMFGLFFTAQTVRSFADVMAADKERYARFFHLLLAEGVYLAPSAYEAGFVSAAHDDAIIDATISAAHKALQQL; from the coding sequence ATGACCAGCAGTGCCGAACTCTTTGCCGCCTCTCAGTGCCGGATTCCGGGCGGCGTGAACTCGCCGGTGCGCGCCTTTCGCGGCGTCGGCGGTGATCCACTGTTCATTGCCCGCGCCGAGGGGCCCTACCTCTGGGATGTCGAAGGTCGCCGCTATATCGATTACGTGGGTTCCTGGGGCCCCATGATTCATGGTCATGCCCATCCCGAGATCCTTGCTGCCGTGGCCGCGGAGATGCAGAAGGGTCTGAGTTTTGGTGCACCCACCGCGATCGAATTGGAGCTTGCGGAAGCGGTCTGTGCCCTGATGCCCCATATCGAGATGCTGCGCATGACCTGCAGTGGCACCGAAGCGGTGATGACCGCCATTCGTCTTGCCCGCGGCTACACCGGGCGCGAGTACATCATCAAATTCGAAGGCAATTATCATGGTCACAGCGATAGCCTGCTGGTCAAAGCCGGATCCGGGGCCCTGACCCTGGGCCAGCCCTCCAGCGCCGGGGTACCGGTAGAGCTGAGTCGCGAGACCCTGGTTTTACCGTACAACGATCTCGAGGCGGTGGCGGTAGTGATGGCAGAACAAGGCCAGCAGATTGCCGCCATCATCGTCGAGCCCATTGCCGGAAACATGGGCTGTGTGCCGCCCGAGCCCGGTTTTCTCGCGGGACTGCGGGCGCTTTGTGATCAGCACGGTAGTTTGCTGATTCTGGATGAGGTCATGACCGGCTTTCGCGTCGCGCCGGGGGGTGCGCAGGGGCTGTATGACATTCGCCCGGACCTCAGCACCCTGGGCAAGATCATTGGCGGTGGTCTACCCGTGGGGGCCGTGGGCGGTAGCCGGGAGATCATGGAGTATCTGGCGCCCAATGGACCGGTTTATCAGGCGGGTACTTTGGCGGGGAACCCCCTGGCCATGGCCGCCGGTCTGCGTACCTTGCAGCTCTTGCAAGAGCCAGGGTTCCACCAACGCCTTGGGCAGCAGACGGAAAAACTCTGTGCTGGCCTGGCCCGGGTTGCGCAAGAGGCCGCTGTGCCGTTGTTCATTACCCAGGTGCCGGGGATGTTTGGTCTGTTCTTTACGGCGCAAACCGTTCGTAGCTTTGCGGACGTCATGGCCGCCGACAAGGAGCGTTATGCGCGTTTCTTTCATCTTCTCCTCGCCGAGGGGGTTTACCTCGCCCCCAGCGCCTATGAGGCGGGCTTTGTTTCCGCCGCCCACGATGATGCCATTATCGATGCCACGATCAGTGCCGCGCACAAGGCACTACAGCAACTCTGA
- the thiD gene encoding bifunctional hydroxymethylpyrimidine kinase/phosphomethylpyrimidine kinase — MSKPAPSSRPVVLSIAGADPSSGAGLQADLLTGAALGVHVCTALTAWTIQDSHGVQRVQALDAADTRAQIDALLADFPVAAIKIGLIGSLTMAQMLAELLATRRDLPVVLDPIWRAGGGQELAAAALYDFLRDVLLPLARIATPNLPEALQLSGADSMDAAARDWPSEWLLISDGHGSTGELDNRLYQRGKLFARYPQKRLPGEFHGTGCTLSTAIAASLAQGKSMPAAVGTALAFTHAAVERAYRLGSGQSFLERGAFHP, encoded by the coding sequence ATGTCCAAGCCAGCACCATCCTCTCGTCCCGTCGTTCTCAGCATTGCCGGCGCCGATCCCAGCTCTGGAGCGGGTCTGCAGGCCGATCTCCTGACTGGGGCAGCGCTGGGCGTGCATGTCTGCACGGCCCTGACGGCCTGGACGATACAGGATTCCCACGGCGTGCAGCGGGTGCAGGCGCTCGATGCGGCGGATACCCGCGCGCAGATCGACGCGCTGCTGGCAGATTTTCCTGTTGCGGCGATCAAGATCGGGCTGATCGGCTCGCTGACGATGGCGCAGATGCTCGCGGAGCTTCTTGCCACACGGCGTGACCTGCCGGTAGTGCTCGACCCGATCTGGCGGGCGGGGGGTGGACAAGAGCTGGCGGCGGCGGCCCTCTACGATTTTCTGCGCGATGTACTATTGCCCTTGGCACGGATTGCGACGCCCAACCTCCCCGAGGCCCTGCAATTGAGCGGAGCGGACTCGATGGATGCAGCGGCGCGTGACTGGCCCAGTGAATGGCTGTTGATCAGCGATGGGCACGGGAGCACGGGAGAGCTCGATAATCGTCTCTATCAGCGCGGCAAGCTATTTGCCCGCTATCCGCAGAAGCGCCTACCCGGCGAGTTTCATGGTACCGGTTGTACCCTGTCTACCGCCATTGCTGCCAGCCTCGCGCAAGGTAAATCGATGCCGGCGGCCGTGGGCACCGCCCTCGCCTTTACCCATGCGGCGGTGGAACGGGCCTACCGATTGGGTAGTGGTCAGAGTTTTCTGGAGCGCGGGGCGTTTCACCCATGA
- a CDS encoding carbohydrate porin produces MKTRILPFLTFFLSSPSFAAALPGPEADSPVLDQNGLSPRYLTDYQHIGQGISWSAHADTELFANLAGGIRTGAANTTAGQIGLQWDSGKAGFWRGGQFTSSAFGIYSSAEDTAYSGDLQTASNIYAPSAVRLYELNYRQQWAKGLATRIGYTDFNLYFDVASNALQLLNGSFGLDASLAGNVPALPTYPYSGLGFIVHGYGQYWSSKAGIFRGDAVYQFRGVFDRGNFAIWEGALHWGQEDDEARDDDTDEYGQYVFKLGAWYYRQPRTPAFDLSHSTHGIYGIVEAHWQLAGAELAPFLQWGKAFGTENLVPWYLGVGARLSHFLPGRPDDALSLGMARAALRSGVVAAGFEDEAQIPAVYPAETSYELTYVAKVNEWLSVQPDLQNITHPSGVYRNATVALLRLHLEFF; encoded by the coding sequence ATGAAGACCCGTATTCTCCCGTTTCTGACTTTCTTCCTCAGCAGCCCCAGCTTCGCTGCGGCTTTGCCCGGACCAGAGGCGGATTCCCCCGTTCTGGACCAGAATGGCCTCTCGCCGCGCTATCTCACCGATTACCAGCACATCGGTCAGGGCATCTCTTGGTCAGCCCATGCCGATACAGAACTCTTTGCCAATCTTGCCGGCGGGATTCGGACCGGCGCGGCCAATACCACAGCCGGCCAGATCGGTCTGCAGTGGGATTCGGGCAAGGCGGGTTTTTGGCGCGGCGGCCAGTTTACGAGCTCGGCTTTTGGCATTTATAGCTCTGCGGAGGACACGGCGTACAGCGGGGATCTACAAACAGCCAGCAACATCTACGCGCCTTCCGCTGTCCGCCTCTACGAACTCAATTACCGCCAGCAGTGGGCGAAGGGGTTGGCCACGCGCATCGGCTACACCGACTTCAATCTCTATTTCGACGTTGCCAGCAACGCCCTGCAATTACTCAACGGCTCTTTTGGTTTGGATGCCAGTTTGGCCGGTAACGTGCCAGCGCTTCCCACCTATCCCTACTCCGGCTTGGGCTTCATCGTTCATGGCTACGGCCAGTACTGGAGCAGTAAGGCGGGCATTTTTCGGGGAGATGCGGTGTACCAATTTCGGGGCGTCTTTGACCGAGGCAATTTCGCCATTTGGGAGGGCGCCCTGCATTGGGGGCAGGAGGACGACGAAGCCCGCGATGATGACACCGACGAATATGGGCAGTATGTGTTTAAGCTAGGCGCGTGGTACTACCGTCAGCCGCGTACCCCCGCCTTTGATTTGAGCCACTCGACCCATGGCATCTATGGCATTGTAGAAGCCCACTGGCAGCTTGCTGGTGCGGAGTTGGCACCCTTCCTGCAGTGGGGCAAAGCCTTTGGTACAGAAAACCTGGTTCCCTGGTACCTTGGGGTGGGGGCACGGCTCAGTCATTTTCTGCCGGGACGTCCCGATGATGCCTTGTCCCTGGGCATGGCCCGGGCAGCATTGCGCAGCGGGGTGGTGGCCGCGGGTTTTGAGGATGAAGCACAAATTCCGGCCGTCTATCCGGCGGAGACCAGCTATGAGCTGACGTACGTCGCCAAAGTCAACGAGTGGCTGAGTGTACAGCCTGATCTTCAGAACATCACGCACCCCAGTGGTGTTTATCGGAATGCCACCGTCGCTTTGCTGCGCCTGCACTTGGAGTTTTTCTAG
- a CDS encoding Maf family protein, whose amino-acid sequence MPKLVLASASPRRQELLARLGYRPELRPTAIDEGRQAGESPVQLVRRLAREKALAATRAAENALVLGADTVVCLDDQVFGKPADCAGAEATYHALAGRWHQVLTAVAVVDGVQVQQILSRNAVFLRPLSTAEARAYWASGEPLDKAGAYAIQGLGAVFVRGLRGSYSAVMGLPLAETSALLTRLGLPPPQLASAYE is encoded by the coding sequence ATGCCCAAGCTGGTACTGGCGTCGGCCTCTCCGCGCCGACAAGAACTTCTTGCGCGGCTGGGATACCGCCCGGAACTGCGGCCTACGGCCATTGATGAAGGGCGACAGGCGGGGGAATCGCCAGTACAACTGGTCCGGCGCCTGGCCCGGGAGAAGGCACTGGCCGCCACACGAGCGGCCGAAAACGCCCTCGTGCTCGGCGCCGATACCGTGGTCTGCCTGGACGATCAGGTCTTCGGCAAGCCGGCGGATTGCGCGGGGGCCGAGGCCACCTACCATGCCTTGGCTGGCCGTTGGCACCAAGTCCTTACCGCCGTTGCCGTTGTAGATGGCGTCCAGGTACAACAAATCCTGTCGCGCAATGCCGTCTTCCTGCGTCCCCTGTCCACTGCCGAAGCGCGCGCCTATTGGGCCAGCGGTGAGCCCCTGGACAAGGCCGGGGCTTATGCCATTCAGGGGCTTGGCGCCGTCTTCGTCCGCGGCCTGCGGGGTTCCTACTCGGCGGTGATGGGTTTGCCGTTGGCCGAGACCTCGGCCCTGCTTACCCGCCTCGGCCTTCCCCCGCCCCAATTGGCGAGTGCTTATGAGTGA
- the rsfS gene encoding ribosome silencing factor, with protein MPNTPESLRDLSIAALDEHKAIDIQSIDVRQQTDITDYLIIASGNSDRQLRALADAVIEKARAAGVRPLGKEGASGTDWVLVDLGDVVVHLMRPETRDFYQIERLWGELPKVRHNEG; from the coding sequence TTGCCCAACACACCAGAAAGCCTGCGCGATCTGAGTATCGCCGCCCTTGATGAACACAAGGCCATCGACATCCAAAGCATCGACGTTCGGCAACAGACCGACATTACCGACTATTTGATCATTGCCTCGGGCAATTCTGATCGGCAACTGCGTGCGCTCGCCGATGCGGTCATCGAGAAGGCCCGTGCGGCAGGGGTCCGCCCGTTGGGCAAGGAAGGGGCGTCGGGAACCGACTGGGTGCTGGTGGATCTGGGCGATGTGGTGGTACACCTGATGCGTCCCGAAACGCGCGATTTCTACCAGATCGAACGGCTCTGGGGCGAACTGCCCAAGGTTCGCCACAACGAGGGCTAG
- a CDS encoding HIT family protein gives MTTLFTKIIRGEIPAEKILEDEQYLAFLDIRPIRPGHTLVIPKVEHDYIFTLDDPTLAGLLPFAKRVVPALEKVTGCLRVGVMVAGLEVPHTHVHLVPMTAISDLNFALARDSSAAERAAIAGEIRTALAG, from the coding sequence ATGACGACGCTATTCACCAAGATCATTCGCGGCGAGATCCCTGCCGAAAAAATCCTTGAAGATGAGCAGTACTTGGCCTTTCTCGACATTCGTCCGATTCGCCCCGGACACACCTTGGTCATCCCGAAAGTCGAGCACGACTACATCTTCACCCTCGATGACCCCACCCTGGCAGGACTGTTGCCCTTTGCCAAGCGGGTGGTTCCAGCCTTGGAAAAGGTCACCGGCTGTCTGCGGGTGGGGGTCATGGTCGCTGGTCTGGAGGTGCCGCACACCCATGTGCATCTGGTCCCGATGACCGCCATCAGCGACCTGAACTTTGCCCTGGCGCGCGATAGTAGTGCGGCAGAGCGGGCCGCCATCGCAGGCGAGATCCGCACCGCCCTGGCGGGCTGA